The Rhabdothermincola sediminis DNA window CGTAGTCCTGGTCGGGCCGGTCCTTGGCCTGGTAGTAGGCGACATCCGCGTTGCTGACCAGCGTCTCGGCCGTTCCCGCACCGTTGGGTGAGAACGCGATCCCCACGTCTGCGGAGATGAACGCTTCGTCGTCCTCGCCCAGTTGGAACGGGGTCTTCATCGCCTCCACCAGCTTCGAGGCCAGCCACACGGCGTCGCCGACGTCGTCGAGCTCGTCGCTGAACACCACGAACTGATCGCCGCCGAACCGGGCCACCGTGCCTCGCAACCCCACCACGTCGACCAGCCGCTGGGCAGCGACCTTGACCAGCTCGTCGCCCGCGGCGTGACCGAGCGTGTCGGTGACCAGCTTGATCCGGTGCAGACCCACGAAGAGCACCGCCACCGGGCGCCCGTGCAGCCGGGCCCGGTCGAGGGTCGCGGCCAGTTGGGCCATCAGCAGCACCCGGTTGGGGAGGCCGGTGAGCTGGTCGTGGGTGGCCAGGTGCTCGAGCTCCAGCTCGAACGCCTTACGCTCGGAGATGTCGTGGACCATGCCGATGAACAGCCGGCCCGATGCGGTCTCGACGTCGGTCACCGTCAGCTCGACGGGCACCACCTGCCCGTCGGGGCGCCGGACGTGCACCTCGACCGGCCCCATCAGACCCGTGCGCTCGCCGCTCAGGTACTCGCCGAACGCGTGCTCGAAGAGCACCTTCTGGTCGTCGGCGATCAGCACCGACACGTGGCTGCCGATGACCTCGGTGGAGTCGTACCCGCAGATCCGCTCGGCCGCCGCGTTGAACTCGACGATGCGCATCTGTTCGTCGCAGGTGACGATGCCCTCGGCGGCAGCCTCGAGGATCGCCCGGGTGCGGTTGTCGCTCTCTCGCAGCCGGTTGGCCGCATCGACGGTGTCGGTCACATCCGCGACCGTGCCCACCGCCACCACCTCGAACTCACCCCAGTCCCGCATCACCGCGAACCGGGCCCGCACCCACAGGAACGAACCATCGGCCCGCAACAGGCGGAACTCGAACGGGGGAGGCATGATGCCGGTGAGCGATGGAGCGGCGATGTCGAGGGCCTGGGCTCGCTCCAGATCATCCGGGTGGACGAACTCGAGCCAGCGACGACCTTCGGCCTCGGCACGCGGGATCTGCAACATCTCCGCGAGCTGCGGGTTCACGTAGTCGAGCGCGCTGTCGTTGCCGACGATGAAGATGCCGATCGGTGCGTGCTCGGCGAGGAGCCGGAACCTGGCCTCGCTCTGGCGGGCCTCCCGCTCGCGTTCCACCAGCAGACGCTGCGCGTGCACCTGATCGGTGACGTCGAGCGAGATGGCCAGCGCCCCCGCCCCGTTCGGGAGCGGTACGGCATACAGCCGCGACGCCCAGACGCCCCCACGACCCTCGCCTTCGATCTCGTAGACGGCTCCCTCACCGTCGAGGACCTGCCGGAACAGCGACTCCCCGAGCGGGCCGAAGATCGATACCGGCTCACCGACCAGCGCACCGTCACTGAGCCCCAGCCGCCGCAGCCCCTTCCCGAAGGAACGAGTGAAGCGGCCTTCGGCATCGACCGCGAACACGGCGATCCCGATCGTGCTCGCGATCCCTCGCAGCCGCTGGTCGACCTCGCCGCCCGGCTCGGCGAGCGTTTCCAGGGCCATTGAGGTGACCGCGTCCGCGAACTGCAGGCCGGCGTGGTCGTCGAGGCGGCTGACCTGTCGCACGCTCGTGAGGGCCTGATCGCCTGCGTCCCCTGTCACGCACCCTCCAGGTGTCGGGCCCCCAACCGACGAGAGAGCGTACAAGAGGACCGGGCGGTCCGCCTCGGAGCACCCCTCACGTGACGAAGGTCCCCTCGACGCTCCGCCGCCAACCACCGGCCGCGCGGTTGCCGCCGTCGACGTGCAGCGTGGATCCGGTGACGAACGACGAGGCGTCGCTGGCCAGGAAGAGGGCCGCTGCGGCCACATCGTCGAC harbors:
- a CDS encoding sensor domain-containing protein; translated protein: MTGDAGDQALTSVRQVSRLDDHAGLQFADAVTSMALETLAEPGGEVDQRLRGIASTIGIAVFAVDAEGRFTRSFGKGLRRLGLSDGALVGEPVSIFGPLGESLFRQVLDGEGAVYEIEGEGRGGVWASRLYAVPLPNGAGALAISLDVTDQVHAQRLLVEREREARQSEARFRLLAEHAPIGIFIVGNDSALDYVNPQLAEMLQIPRAEAEGRRWLEFVHPDDLERAQALDIAAPSLTGIMPPPFEFRLLRADGSFLWVRARFAVMRDWGEFEVVAVGTVADVTDTVDAANRLRESDNRTRAILEAAAEGIVTCDEQMRIVEFNAAAERICGYDSTEVIGSHVSVLIADDQKVLFEHAFGEYLSGERTGLMGPVEVHVRRPDGQVVPVELTVTDVETASGRLFIGMVHDISERKAFELELEHLATHDQLTGLPNRVLLMAQLAATLDRARLHGRPVAVLFVGLHRIKLVTDTLGHAAGDELVKVAAQRLVDVVGLRGTVARFGGDQFVVFSDELDDVGDAVWLASKLVEAMKTPFQLGEDDEAFISADVGIAFSPNGAGTAETLVSNADVAYYQAKDRPDQDYDVFDAQMRAWVESHRKLEIALRYGIDRDEFELHYQPIVELATGRVVGLEALARWNHPMLGLLAPKEFIPLAEDTGLIVPLGERLLTQACERLATWQQRRPGLFVSVNLSGRQLPLPDLVQKVEDCLQHAGADPAGLHIELTETILLRDVEAAATSLEALKRIGVKLCLDDFGTGYSSLSYLWRFPIDTLKVDRSFVSRLGSGDREESIVAMIVGMAGALDLDVVAEGVECAVHAERLLSLGCRLGQGFHFARPCPPAEIDCLLDGAGVLAAGVVDS